The sequence GCTCATGGTAAACATCGCTGACCGATCTGGGGATGTGACAGGAATTACAGGTGTGGCCCTCGATTGCGACCATGTCATCATGATCGATCATGTCCCCGCTGTAGCCATCATCATGGCATTCGCTGCAGGCGGTCAGACCCAACTCACTTTCCTGGACCTTCGGATGACATTCGCGGCACGATGTGTTGACGGAAGTGTCGCTGACACCATGACAGATGGTACATTCGGAGAGGTGAATTTCGATCAGGTCGGCGTGGGAGAACTCATCGGCGGCAAGGCCGTCATCGTGACAGTCACCGCATTGATTCGACAGCGATGCGGTCAATTT comes from Candidatus Zixiibacteriota bacterium and encodes:
- a CDS encoding cytochrome c3 family protein; amino-acid sequence: MSGDGHIGRKALTLTILVLLCAVVGGYGYLATGPTEDSGRIFLANSGGAVMFEHRNHTALVDNCANCHHDKLTASLSNQCGDCHDDGLAADEFSHADLIEIHLSECTICHGVSDTSVNTSCRECHPKVQESELGLTACSECHDDGYSGDMIDHDDMVAIEGHTCNSCHIPRSVSDVYHEQCNHCHEHHDRARFVEADGNARCNICHLK